One Clostridia bacterium genomic region harbors:
- a CDS encoding polysaccharide deacetylase family protein — protein sequence MLGAIAAITGAAAAASFAGLHTMVPWSQLYGRNFTGIAPGSRQLALTYDDGPNDPYTPQMLDVLARHDARATFFLLGQFVRQKPAIVRDIVAAGHAIGNHSWSHPNLIFASPAELRRQIEDTTKAIEDACGVTPKLFRPPYGGRRPGTFSVARKYGMAVIMWRVTCHDWDAVSNESIEAKAHAQIRGGDVILLHDGGHERIGIDRSHTVRATDNLITHYKAQGYGFVTVPEMMRADVGRPAADAN from the coding sequence ATGCTCGGAGCTATCGCAGCCATCACCGGAGCAGCAGCAGCCGCAAGTTTCGCGGGACTGCACACCATGGTTCCGTGGTCGCAGCTCTACGGACGCAACTTCACGGGCATCGCACCCGGCTCGCGGCAACTCGCACTCACCTACGACGATGGCCCCAACGATCCCTACACGCCGCAGATGCTCGACGTTCTGGCGCGACATGATGCGCGGGCAACGTTCTTCCTGCTCGGCCAGTTCGTTCGCCAGAAACCGGCAATTGTCCGCGACATCGTTGCCGCCGGTCACGCCATCGGCAACCACAGTTGGTCGCATCCGAACCTGATTTTCGCCTCGCCTGCCGAACTTCGGCGCCAGATCGAAGACACGACTAAAGCGATCGAAGACGCCTGCGGTGTCACGCCGAAACTCTTCCGCCCACCCTACGGAGGCCGCCGCCCCGGAACATTCTCAGTCGCGCGAAAGTATGGCATGGCAGTCATCATGTGGCGCGTCACCTGCCACGACTGGGACGCCGTGTCGAACGAGTCGATCGAAGCCAAAGCACACGCGCAGATCAGGGGCGGGGACGTCATCCTCCTACACGACGGCGGGCATGAACGCATAGGCATCGACCGCTCGCACACCGTGCGCGCGACGGACAATCTGATTACGCACTACAAGGCGCAGGGATACGGGTTCGTAACCGTGCCCGAAATGATGAGAGCAGACGTCGGACGCCCGGCGGCAGACGCCAACTGA
- a CDS encoding metallophosphoesterase codes for MTRWKVSRLLAAVVFVFALLLSNPAAAQVKIAQISDSHIGLARAPEGSDNLRKVVRMVNDRNPDIVVVSGDIGERPSAWDDARKILGGLKAKVYYIPGNHDVHSTDVDRYRRAFGDDYYKIRVKNVVIYALDSQLLGNWDKFEARTEPPVPKETQAEADKMLNWLSSDAKGAAEDRGEGRDRDKGRDKDKNKGRGDKDKGRKDNKGEGRGDAGDIVLAMQHVPAVRAGGFPNDSKPYWVVNDPYRSRELDALKKLGVRHILAGHWHRGMVFDAAGFTWHVAPATSWSPFGAKLGFAMHTVSPDGKVNTQFVYLDGSTE; via the coding sequence ATGACCCGATGGAAAGTTTCCAGGCTGCTCGCGGCCGTAGTGTTTGTCTTTGCGCTGCTTCTCTCGAATCCCGCCGCTGCGCAGGTGAAGATCGCACAGATCAGCGATTCGCACATAGGCCTGGCCAGGGCCCCCGAGGGTTCTGACAATCTGCGAAAAGTGGTGCGGATGGTCAACGATCGCAATCCGGACATTGTGGTCGTCAGCGGCGACATCGGCGAGCGGCCAAGCGCATGGGATGATGCACGCAAAATTCTGGGCGGACTGAAGGCGAAGGTGTACTACATCCCCGGAAACCACGACGTACACTCAACGGACGTGGATCGTTACCGCCGGGCTTTTGGCGATGACTATTACAAAATCCGCGTGAAGAACGTCGTGATTTATGCGCTCGATTCGCAGTTGCTGGGCAACTGGGATAAGTTCGAGGCACGCACCGAGCCGCCCGTTCCGAAAGAAACGCAAGCCGAAGCCGACAAGATGCTGAACTGGTTGAGCAGCGATGCAAAAGGCGCCGCCGAGGATCGCGGCGAGGGTCGGGACAGAGACAAGGGCCGCGACAAAGACAAGAACAAAGGCCGGGGCGATAAGGATAAAGGCAGAAAAGACAATAAGGGTGAGGGACGCGGCGACGCGGGTGACATAGTTCTAGCCATGCAGCACGTTCCGGCAGTGCGCGCTGGTGGCTTTCCGAACGACTCGAAGCCGTACTGGGTGGTCAACGACCCGTATCGTTCTCGCGAACTCGATGCGCTTAAGAAACTCGGGGTACGACACATACTGGCGGGTCACTGGCACAGGGGCATGGTGTTCGACGCCGCAGGATTTACTTGGCATGTCGCCCCAGCGACAAGTTGGAGCCCATTCGGCGCGAAGCTCGGGTTCGCGATGCACACGGTCAGCCCAGACGGAAAGGTGAACACTCAGTTTGTGTATCTGGACGGCAGCACGGAGTAG
- the panC gene encoding pantoate--beta-alanine ligase, whose protein sequence is MRILHTIADMQAACHELRLAGKRIGFVPTMGALHAGHMSLVKAARGQSDVVAVSIFVNPLQFGPSEDLAKYPRNFESDRQQLEAAGVALLFAPEASEMYPKDASTLVYVEGLSEKLDGASRPGHFRGVTTVVAKLFEIVRPERAFFGQKDAAQVAVIRKMVRDLNMDVQIIVCPIVREHDGLAMSSRNAYLSPKERQQGLVLYRALTRVQALADRGEHDSSRLVAAGQAVIADEPGARLDYFQIVDPDTLNPVTDVSHFALVAVAAWFGSTRLIDNLLLQTGSAAGGPSMAGEQGE, encoded by the coding sequence ATGAGGATTCTGCACACAATCGCTGACATGCAGGCTGCTTGTCATGAGCTTCGGCTGGCTGGCAAACGCATCGGCTTCGTACCCACTATGGGCGCTCTGCACGCCGGACATATGTCGCTGGTGAAGGCCGCACGCGGACAGTCGGACGTGGTGGCTGTATCGATATTCGTGAACCCGCTTCAGTTCGGGCCGAGCGAGGACCTGGCGAAGTACCCACGAAACTTCGAGTCCGATCGACAACAGCTTGAAGCCGCAGGCGTAGCGCTGCTTTTCGCTCCCGAAGCCAGCGAGATGTATCCGAAGGACGCGAGCACCCTCGTTTACGTCGAGGGCTTGAGCGAGAAACTGGACGGGGCTTCGCGCCCGGGACACTTTCGCGGAGTCACAACCGTAGTCGCGAAGCTGTTTGAGATCGTGCGCCCGGAGCGCGCGTTTTTCGGTCAGAAGGACGCTGCACAGGTGGCAGTCATTCGCAAGATGGTGCGCGACCTGAACATGGATGTCCAGATTATCGTTTGCCCCATTGTGCGAGAGCACGACGGTTTGGCGATGTCTTCGCGCAATGCGTATCTCTCTCCCAAAGAGCGTCAGCAGGGGCTTGTTCTGTATCGCGCGCTGACGCGCGTGCAAGCGTTAGCAGATCGTGGTGAGCACGATTCTTCCCGGCTGGTTGCAGCAGGCCAGGCGGTCATAGCAGATGAACCGGGCGCGCGGCTCGATTACTTCCAGATCGTCGATCCCGACACGCTGAACCCCGTGACGGACGTGAGCCATTTCGCGCTGGTAGCGGTCGCCGCGTGGTTTGGCTCGACGCGGCTGATTGACAACTTGCTACTGCAAACGGGCTCGGCCGCAGGCGGGCCTTCAATGGCGGGCGAGCAAGGCGAGTGA
- a CDS encoding DNA-3-methyladenine glycosylase, with translation MRRQRLSSKAGRQASVDNLLASAAQNTTAPVALSPSPGLFDLRKTHPLPREFFNRDTRQVARELLGKLLIRRHGERILAGRIVETEAYLGVDDHAAHAAAGRTARNAVLFGPPGFAYIYLIYGNHYCLNVSCLPDGEAGGVLFRALEPVAGLAEMARLRHVELSPAPRATQLRQLTSGPGRLAHAFAITRLRDNGKDMTSPRRSDLWLADDGYQPARIAETPRIGITKAVDHPLRYIVAGSQLVSGKRVS, from the coding sequence ATGCGAAGGCAGAGGCTTAGCTCTAAAGCTGGCAGGCAAGCCAGCGTCGACAATCTTCTCGCCTCGGCGGCACAGAACACCACGGCGCCCGTGGCGCTCAGCCCTTCGCCTGGCTTGTTCGATTTGCGCAAAACACACCCCTTGCCGCGCGAGTTCTTCAATCGGGACACGCGACAGGTCGCACGCGAACTCCTTGGTAAGCTGCTTATCCGGCGTCATGGGGAGCGCATACTTGCCGGACGCATCGTGGAGACCGAGGCCTACCTTGGCGTGGATGACCACGCCGCGCACGCTGCCGCGGGCCGAACGGCTCGCAATGCCGTTCTATTTGGGCCGCCGGGCTTTGCTTACATTTATCTCATCTATGGAAATCACTACTGCCTGAACGTTTCCTGCCTTCCAGATGGGGAAGCTGGCGGCGTTCTCTTTCGCGCACTTGAGCCGGTCGCGGGCCTGGCCGAGATGGCGCGCCTGCGCCATGTCGAGTTGTCGCCAGCGCCACGCGCCACGCAGTTGCGACAGCTCACCAGCGGCCCCGGTCGCCTTGCTCATGCGTTCGCTATCACGCGCCTGCGCGATAACGGTAAAGACATGACAAGCCCTCGCCGCTCAGACCTGTGGTTGGCCGACGACGGCTACCAGCCTGCGCGAATCGCAGAAACCCCTCGCATCGGAATCACGAAAGCCGTTGATCATCCCCTGCGCTATATTGTGGCGGGAAGTCAGCTGGTATCCGGTAAGCGAGTCAGCTAA
- the panB gene encoding 3-methyl-2-oxobutanoate hydroxymethyltransferase — protein sequence MSLTTGDFRSKVTTHTLLEKKQRGERVTVLTAYDYASARLVDEAGIDVVLVGDSLAQTMLGYENTLSVTMDEMMHHVKAVHRGVKNAFLIADMPYASYHVGTREGLQNAARFIKEGGAEAVKIEGGEKRVDLIRRMQDAEIPVAGHIGLTPQSLHVMGGYKVQGKSLNAVEHLMRDAEALDRAGVCCLFLEGIPREVAAMITSEVETPTIGIGAGPDCDGQVLVFHDILNLTFAPPAKFVRRYGDAGALITDAVTSFKDDVKTGAYPADEESYHLPKETQAALETIAARKRTMRK from the coding sequence GTGAGCCTTACGACGGGCGATTTCCGCTCGAAAGTCACCACCCATACATTGCTGGAAAAGAAACAGCGCGGCGAACGAGTCACCGTGCTGACGGCGTACGACTACGCGAGCGCGCGCCTGGTAGACGAGGCCGGCATCGACGTAGTGCTGGTCGGCGATTCGCTGGCGCAAACCATGCTCGGATACGAGAACACTCTATCGGTCACCATGGACGAGATGATGCACCATGTGAAGGCCGTGCATCGCGGAGTGAAGAACGCGTTCCTGATCGCTGACATGCCCTACGCTTCGTACCACGTTGGCACGCGGGAGGGCTTGCAAAACGCCGCGCGCTTCATCAAGGAAGGCGGGGCAGAGGCAGTAAAGATCGAGGGCGGCGAGAAGCGCGTGGACCTCATCCGCCGTATGCAGGATGCCGAGATCCCCGTCGCGGGACACATTGGCCTGACGCCGCAATCGCTGCACGTGATGGGCGGCTACAAGGTGCAGGGTAAGTCGCTGAACGCCGTGGAGCATCTGATGCGAGACGCGGAAGCGCTGGACCGTGCCGGCGTGTGCTGTCTCTTCCTGGAAGGGATTCCGCGCGAAGTGGCCGCCATGATCACCAGTGAGGTCGAAACGCCGACGATTGGAATCGGGGCAGGCCCTGATTGCGACGGCCAGGTGCTGGTTTTCCACGACATCCTGAACCTGACGTTCGCGCCTCCGGCGAAGTTCGTGCGCCGCTACGGCGACGCGGGTGCGCTCATCACCGACGCCGTGACGAGCTTCAAAGACGACGTGAAGACAGGCGCGTATCCGGCGGACGAAGAGTCTTATCATCTGCCGAAAGAGACACAGGCGGCACTGGAAACGATCGCCGCGCGAAAGCGCACGATGCGGAAGTAG
- the hemL gene encoding glutamate-1-semialdehyde 2,1-aminomutase, with protein MARKLEISRELQKRAEQYIPGGVNSPVRAFRAVGGDPPFLVRGEGSHVYDADGNAYIDYVGSWGPLLLGHARAEVVEAVVAAARKGTSFGASTPTEADLAEAVVHAVPSIEKIRFVSSGTEATMSAIRLARAYTNRKYVVKFEGCYHGHTDALLVKAGSGVATLGIPGSAGVPEEFAKFTLALPYNDTKAVEEAFDKLKGQIACVIVEPVVGNMGCVPPSAGYLQFLRDVTKREGTVLIFDEVMTGFRVSYGGAQELYKIKPDLTTLGKVIGGGLPVGAYGGPAEIMNMVAPLGPMYQAGTLSGNPLAMAAGLAMLSALADNREEIYGRLEKLSAMLTNGVLEAARESGIPMTVNRVGSMFTFFFTDKKVTNWETAATCSTEQFGRFHRGMLDAGVWLPPSQFEAAFLSAAHTDQDVEDTIAAARESLALVTA; from the coding sequence ATGGCCCGCAAACTTGAAATCTCCCGCGAACTACAGAAGAGAGCTGAACAGTACATTCCCGGCGGAGTGAACTCGCCAGTACGAGCCTTCCGCGCCGTTGGCGGCGACCCGCCATTTCTGGTACGCGGCGAGGGCTCGCACGTGTACGACGCCGATGGCAACGCCTACATTGACTACGTTGGCTCGTGGGGGCCACTACTCCTAGGCCACGCTCGGGCGGAAGTGGTGGAAGCCGTTGTGGCCGCCGCTCGCAAGGGCACGAGCTTTGGCGCTTCCACGCCGACAGAGGCCGATCTGGCCGAGGCCGTGGTGCATGCCGTGCCTTCCATCGAGAAGATACGGTTCGTAAGCTCCGGGACGGAAGCGACGATGTCGGCAATCCGCCTGGCGCGCGCGTACACGAATCGCAAGTACGTGGTGAAGTTCGAAGGCTGTTACCACGGCCATACCGATGCCTTGCTGGTCAAGGCCGGCTCAGGCGTGGCGACGCTTGGCATTCCGGGCTCGGCAGGCGTGCCGGAGGAGTTCGCAAAGTTCACGCTGGCACTGCCCTATAACGATACGAAGGCAGTCGAGGAAGCTTTCGACAAGCTCAAGGGGCAGATTGCGTGCGTTATCGTGGAGCCGGTGGTGGGCAACATGGGTTGCGTGCCGCCGAGTGCCGGCTACCTGCAATTCCTGCGCGACGTCACCAAGCGTGAAGGCACCGTGCTGATCTTCGACGAAGTCATGACGGGCTTCCGCGTGAGCTACGGCGGAGCGCAGGAGCTCTACAAGATCAAACCTGATCTGACGACGCTCGGCAAGGTGATCGGCGGCGGACTGCCGGTGGGCGCCTACGGCGGGCCGGCGGAGATCATGAACATGGTCGCGCCGCTCGGGCCTATGTACCAGGCCGGCACGTTGAGTGGTAATCCGCTGGCGATGGCCGCCGGACTCGCAATGCTCTCCGCCCTCGCTGACAATCGCGAAGAAATCTACGGACGGCTGGAGAAGCTCTCCGCGATGCTGACGAACGGCGTTCTCGAAGCCGCCCGCGAATCGGGCATTCCGATGACTGTAAACCGCGTGGGGTCCATGTTTACGTTCTTCTTTACCGACAAGAAAGTCACGAACTGGGAGACGGCGGCAACGTGCAGCACAGAACAGTTCGGGCGCTTCCATCGCGGCATGCTCGATGCCGGCGTCTGGCTGCCGCCATCGCAGTTCGAGGCGGCCTTCTTGAGCGCCGCGCACACCGATCAGGACGTGGAAGACACAATTGCCGCCGCCAGAGAGTCGCTGGCGCTGGTGACTGCTTAG
- the mfd gene encoding transcription-repair coupling factor, with protein MVLPFVREIFADAENSTAFSRAATHLKSGTGRIRLSGLTPTAKALCYALLYRAIGRPLILLVTDNRSAEELLPVVQGFCELTGAAHPDSVAYLPARDVLPFENLSPHPEIQEARAQALWRIATSSVSIVIVPFASSAVRLREPEFYNSLARVVRKGDTLDVDDLLTHLNTVGYASADMVEMPGEYALRGGILDVYPPEADRPLRMELFGDEVESIRKFDPGTQRSSTEGDEAVLLPLTETPVTEEILGAIHARLSGRRIEGDEQAVQEAVRSGGVTVFPGWEFFSPVAAREQCTIFDLLPASPVLIDEPELIHRDFDAWWDRVNSAHERSGIGKLIRPEDIYLTPEAWRARVEQIPGAEVEQLGIISSSDGEHVVFSSQPTTRFHGSVPAAAEEIRKLTAAGKRVLFSAGSTGELERLSDIFAEYKLPYRLGSRTGRGGETYAGEAGYFAEDFSATTLAKAFVPDGVVLPDSALVIYGTRDLFDESETVAYRPLKQKSKTSAFLSDFRDLAVGDYVVHVEHGIGQYQGLREIAQADGSKAEFMILEYAEGARLYVPLTRLDLVQKYRSQEGARPVLNRLGTQQWDKTKARVKKAMQDMADELLKLYAQRKTAEGHAYPGDTEWQREFEDAFEYNETDDQLSAITDIKRDMESTQPMDRLLCGDVGYGKTEVAMRSAFKAISDNRQVAVLAPTTVLAFQHYETFKRRFAAFPLTIEMISRFRTPKQQKEIIEKVEQGKVDILIGTHRVLSKDITFHNLGLVVVDEEQRFGVRHKERLKQLKKEVDVLTMSATPIPRTLHMSLVGLRDMSVIETPPKDRMAIQTVVAAWDEKLIRSAIEQELERGGQVYFVHNRVETIYEIAAKLRELVPSARVLVGHGQLSEGELEKVMLGFMRHEADILVATTIIENGLDIPLCNTIIINRADRHGLSELYQLRGRVGRSNRRAYAYLLIPADRDLTDLARRRLAALKEFSDLGAGFKIAALDLELRGAGNLLGGQQSGHIEAIGFELYTQMLERTVREIKGEQAPDEVETQLNLGLNIRIPAEYIPQENQRLRMYKRIAGIENETQLADVASEMQDRYGPQPAPVQNLLEYAALKLLCERVGVAAIERRRDLVSIKFTEKAEVDPGKLAQFVAASRGSQFTPQGVLKFTVKSNRPDEILAALKQVLEQLAGEGVASAPFPA; from the coding sequence ATGGTTCTCCCCTTCGTTCGCGAAATCTTCGCGGACGCCGAAAATTCCACAGCTTTCTCGCGTGCCGCCACCCATCTGAAGTCCGGCACGGGGCGTATTCGTCTGTCTGGACTCACCCCGACGGCGAAGGCCTTGTGTTACGCGCTGCTGTACCGCGCCATCGGACGGCCGCTGATCCTGCTTGTAACGGACAATCGCTCGGCAGAGGAGTTGCTGCCCGTGGTCCAGGGTTTCTGTGAACTTACAGGCGCCGCTCACCCCGACTCGGTTGCTTACCTTCCGGCACGCGACGTGCTTCCTTTCGAAAACCTGTCCCCTCACCCGGAAATTCAGGAAGCTCGCGCACAGGCTCTGTGGCGCATTGCGACCTCCAGCGTTTCAATCGTCATCGTGCCGTTTGCATCGTCGGCCGTGCGCTTGCGCGAGCCTGAATTCTACAACTCGCTTGCACGTGTCGTGCGCAAGGGCGACACCCTCGATGTCGACGACCTGCTTACGCATCTGAACACCGTTGGCTACGCCTCGGCGGACATGGTCGAGATGCCCGGCGAGTACGCCCTGCGCGGCGGCATTCTGGACGTCTACCCTCCAGAAGCAGATCGCCCACTTCGGATGGAGCTTTTCGGGGATGAGGTCGAGTCCATTCGCAAGTTCGATCCCGGCACGCAACGCTCATCAACGGAAGGCGATGAAGCGGTACTGCTGCCCCTCACGGAAACGCCAGTCACGGAAGAGATACTTGGGGCTATCCATGCGCGCCTTTCCGGACGCCGCATCGAAGGCGACGAGCAGGCCGTGCAAGAAGCTGTGCGCAGCGGCGGCGTAACCGTCTTCCCCGGATGGGAGTTCTTTTCCCCTGTGGCCGCTCGGGAGCAGTGCACGATCTTCGATCTGCTTCCCGCTTCGCCTGTGCTCATCGACGAGCCTGAGCTCATCCATCGCGATTTTGACGCCTGGTGGGATCGCGTCAACTCTGCCCACGAGCGCAGCGGCATCGGCAAGCTCATCCGTCCTGAGGATATCTATCTCACTCCGGAAGCGTGGCGAGCGCGTGTCGAGCAGATTCCCGGCGCGGAGGTTGAGCAACTCGGCATAATCAGTTCGTCGGATGGCGAGCACGTTGTCTTCTCGTCGCAACCGACGACGCGTTTCCATGGGTCGGTTCCGGCCGCGGCCGAGGAGATCCGCAAACTCACGGCCGCAGGCAAACGAGTGCTGTTCAGCGCCGGTTCGACCGGCGAGCTTGAACGCCTGTCAGACATCTTTGCCGAGTACAAACTGCCGTACCGTCTCGGCAGCCGTACCGGTCGTGGCGGTGAAACGTACGCAGGCGAAGCCGGCTACTTCGCCGAGGACTTCTCGGCAACCACGCTCGCCAAGGCCTTCGTGCCCGATGGCGTGGTGCTGCCCGACTCCGCGCTCGTCATCTACGGCACGCGCGACCTCTTCGACGAATCCGAGACGGTCGCTTATCGCCCGCTCAAGCAGAAGTCGAAGACCTCTGCGTTTCTCTCGGACTTCCGCGACCTCGCCGTCGGCGACTACGTCGTGCACGTAGAGCATGGCATTGGCCAGTATCAAGGTCTTCGAGAAATCGCGCAGGCAGATGGCAGCAAGGCCGAGTTCATGATTCTGGAGTACGCGGAAGGCGCTCGACTTTATGTCCCGCTCACGCGGCTCGACCTGGTGCAGAAGTATCGCTCGCAAGAGGGCGCCAGGCCAGTACTCAACCGTCTTGGCACGCAGCAGTGGGACAAAACCAAGGCGCGCGTCAAGAAGGCCATGCAGGACATGGCCGACGAACTCCTGAAGCTCTATGCCCAGCGCAAGACCGCCGAGGGACACGCATACCCTGGCGACACCGAATGGCAGCGCGAATTCGAAGATGCATTCGAATACAACGAAACGGACGATCAGCTCTCGGCCATCACCGATATCAAGCGAGACATGGAATCCACGCAACCGATGGATCGCCTGCTCTGCGGCGACGTCGGTTACGGGAAGACGGAAGTTGCGATGCGCTCGGCATTCAAGGCCATCAGCGACAATCGCCAGGTCGCCGTGCTGGCTCCGACAACTGTCCTGGCATTCCAGCATTACGAAACATTCAAGCGCCGCTTCGCCGCCTTCCCGCTCACCATAGAGATGATCAGCCGCTTCCGCACTCCGAAGCAGCAGAAGGAGATCATTGAGAAAGTTGAACAGGGCAAGGTGGACATCCTTATCGGCACGCACCGCGTGCTCTCCAAGGACATCACCTTCCACAATCTGGGCCTGGTCGTGGTTGACGAAGAGCAGCGCTTCGGCGTGCGCCACAAAGAGCGGCTCAAGCAATTGAAGAAGGAAGTGGACGTGCTCACGATGTCGGCGACGCCAATACCGCGCACGCTGCACATGTCGCTTGTCGGGCTTCGCGACATGAGCGTCATCGAGACTCCGCCCAAGGATCGCATGGCCATCCAGACCGTGGTGGCCGCGTGGGATGAAAAGCTCATCAGGTCCGCGATCGAGCAGGAGCTTGAGCGCGGCGGCCAAGTGTACTTCGTCCATAATCGCGTTGAAACGATTTACGAGATCGCGGCGAAGCTTCGCGAACTTGTGCCCAGCGCGCGAGTGCTCGTAGGGCACGGGCAACTCTCGGAAGGCGAACTCGAGAAGGTCATGTTGGGCTTCATGCGTCACGAAGCCGACATTCTCGTGGCGACCACGATCATCGAGAACGGACTCGATATTCCGCTGTGCAACACCATCATCATCAATCGCGCAGACCGCCACGGCCTCTCGGAGCTATACCAGTTGCGCGGACGCGTCGGGCGCTCGAACCGCCGTGCCTACGCCTATCTGCTTATCCCTGCCGATCGCGACCTCACGGACCTTGCACGCCGCCGGTTGGCTGCGCTTAAGGAGTTCAGCGACCTCGGCGCGGGTTTCAAGATCGCTGCGCTCGACCTCGAACTTCGCGGCGCAGGCAATCTGCTCGGCGGACAACAGAGCGGACACATCGAGGCCATCGGCTTTGAACTCTATACACAGATGCTCGAACGCACCGTGCGCGAAATCAAGGGCGAGCAGGCACCCGACGAAGTCGAGACGCAACTCAACCTTGGCCTGAACATTCGCATACCCGCCGAGTACATCCCGCAGGAAAACCAGCGCCTGCGCATGTACAAGCGCATCGCGGGCATCGAGAACGAAACTCAACTGGCCGACGTCGCTTCCGAAATGCAGGACCGGTACGGCCCGCAACCCGCGCCGGTACAAAATCTGCTGGAATACGCCGCGCTCAAGTTGCTCTGCGAACGCGTTGGGGTCGCCGCCATCGAACGCCGCCGCGATCTCGTCAGCATCAAGTTCACGGAAAAGGCGGAAGTGGACCCGGGCAAGCTGGCGCAGTTCGTCGCCGCAAGCCGCGGTTCGCAGTTCACGCCACAGGGCGTGCTTAAGTTCACGGTGAAGTCCAACCGGCCGGATGAGATTCTTGCGGCTCTGAAGCAGGTGTTGGAGCAACTTGCCGGTGAAGGCGTAGCGTCGGCGCCCTTTCCGGCTTGA
- a CDS encoding deoxynucleoside kinase, with amino-acid sequence MANFFEPPRYIAVEGPIRVGKSTLARVIAEQLHGQLVQEPEDNPFLGHFYDGDSGAAFQTQFAFLIQRYEQLRALEVGPNSRKIVVADYIFEKDKLFACLNLSDPELLVYERYYKLFQEQVPTPDLVIYLQASTDVLKKRVRKKNASTEKAISEDYLDEVVKAYEHFFFHYTASDLLVVNTSEIDFVEHSEDLQQLLRRVSEPVKGTQYFLPLGGDERGVGA; translated from the coding sequence ATGGCTAATTTTTTCGAACCACCCCGTTATATCGCTGTGGAAGGCCCAATACGCGTCGGGAAGTCGACGCTCGCCAGGGTGATTGCCGAACAGTTGCACGGACAGCTGGTGCAGGAGCCGGAAGACAATCCGTTCCTCGGACACTTTTACGACGGTGATTCCGGAGCGGCATTCCAGACACAGTTCGCTTTTCTTATTCAGCGTTATGAGCAACTGCGCGCACTGGAAGTGGGCCCGAACTCCCGCAAGATTGTGGTGGCCGACTACATCTTCGAAAAAGACAAGTTGTTCGCCTGCCTCAATCTAAGCGATCCCGAGTTGCTGGTCTACGAGCGCTACTACAAGCTCTTCCAGGAACAGGTTCCCACGCCCGATCTTGTGATTTACCTCCAGGCTTCGACCGACGTGTTGAAGAAACGCGTGCGGAAGAAGAACGCCTCGACGGAGAAGGCCATCAGCGAGGACTACCTCGATGAAGTCGTTAAGGCCTACGAACATTTCTTCTTCCACTACACGGCGAGCGATCTGCTGGTGGTGAACACCAGCGAAATCGACTTCGTGGAGCACTCGGAAGACCTTCAGCAGTTGCTGCGGCGAGTGAGCGAACCAGTGAAAGGCACTCAGTACTTCCTCCCACTGGGCGGGGACGAACGAGGAGTAGGGGCGTGA
- the bcp gene encoding thioredoxin-dependent thiol peroxidase, with translation MDVNEKAPDFSLPDENGNTVSLQQFRGKNVVLFFFPKADTPGUTIEACGFRDAYKKLQKAGLVVLGISGDKPAAQLKFKQKYDLPYTLLSDADKSMANAFGVLKEKNMYGKKVIGIERTTFLIGPEGEIVHVFRKVKPEGHAEEVLAQAKAS, from the coding sequence ATGGACGTCAATGAGAAAGCACCCGATTTTAGTCTGCCCGACGAGAACGGGAACACGGTTTCGCTCCAGCAGTTTCGGGGCAAGAACGTCGTTCTCTTCTTTTTTCCAAAAGCCGATACACCCGGCTGAACCATTGAAGCGTGCGGGTTCCGCGACGCATACAAAAAACTGCAGAAGGCCGGCCTCGTGGTCCTCGGTATCTCCGGCGACAAGCCTGCGGCGCAACTGAAATTCAAACAGAAATACGACCTGCCGTATACCTTACTCTCCGATGCAGACAAGAGTATGGCCAATGCCTTCGGCGTGCTCAAGGAAAAGAACATGTATGGCAAGAAGGTCATTGGCATCGAGCGCACGACCTTTCTAATCGGTCCAGAGGGAGAGATCGTGCACGTCTTCCGCAAGGTGAAGCCCGAAGGACACGCTGAAGAGGTTCTTGCGCAAGCGAAGGCCAGCTAG